The stretch of DNA ACCGGCACCAGTCCACGGGCGCGATAGGCGGCGATGACGGCGGGCGCCTGGTGCGTCAGCAAGCCCGACAGAATGACCAGCGCCGATGGCGCCAGATGCCGCGCCATCGGCCCTGCCAGTTGCCGCAACGGATTGGCGAGGATATTCGCGAGCACCAGATCGAACGGCGCAGCAGCCACGAATTGGGGCGCGGAAAAACCGGTGGCGCGGATCGCCTGCACCAGATGCCCCGCCACGTTCAGCCGCGCGTTTTCGCGGGCGACCTGCACCGAGGGCGGATCGATATCGCTCGCCAGCACCTTTCCATGCAGCGCCCTGGCGGCGGCGATCGCCAGCACGCCGGTGCCGGTGCCGAGATCGAGCACGCGGCGCGGACGCCAGGCTTTCAGGACATGATCGAGCAACAGCAGGCAGCCGCGCGTGGTGCCGTGGTGGCCGGTGCCGAACGCCAGCGCCGCCTCGATTTCGATGCCGAGCTTATTGGGCGCGATCCGCTCGCGGTCATGCTGGCCGTGGACGATGAAGCGTCCGGCCGGCACGGGGACGAGGTCTTCGAGGCTGGCCTTGACCCAATCCTTGGCCTCGACCGTGTCGAAGGCGATGCCCTCGGCGATGTCAGCACCGGCAGCATTGGCGACGAGTTCGCGCACCAGCGCCTGATCGGGCGGGTCGGCGAAGTGCACGGTAACGTCCCATCGGCCATCCGGCCGCTCAAATGCGGCGATCGCGGCCTGACCTTCAAAAAAAAATTCGGTTAGAGCATCGACGACACCTTTAGCTGCGTGCTCGTCACCGACTGCAAAGCTGACGCGGTGTGTAGGGGCGGTGGAAGCCATTGAAGAACCTGGAGAAAAGAAGAGAGGCGCGATCGGGGACAGGATGATTCATTCAAATTTGAGCAAATTTCACATTGTAATACTCGGAAAAGTTGCAGAGCCGACGTTAGGGCTGCCTTAGATTCATTTCCGTAGGTTCCCGGATAGGAACTGCAGGGGGAAGCCTCGGTTCCAGGAACACAAACCCAGGTCGGAACCAATGTCGGTCATCAAGTCATTCTTTAAGGACGAATCGGGAGCCACGGCCATCGAGTATGGCCTGATTGCAGCGGGTATCTCGATTGCGATCATCTCTGTTGTGAACGGTCTCGGCTCAACGCTGAGCACGAAGTTCTCTGACATCAGCAGCTCACTGAAGTAACCGCCCATTTCGGGGTCATTTTCGGGACCGGGCGCGCCAAGCGCCCGGTCTCTTTCGTTTCGGGCCAGCGTTGCTGCGGTGGCATATCCACCTTCTATCCACAACCGGCGGGGGCATTGCCGATCCGGTTATGCGCGGTAGATACCCGTTTTTTCCACAGCCGCCGCGGCGAGTTTTCGACAATCAATCCACAGGCTTTTCCTGTCATTACCCACCGGCTTTGCACATTGTCTGAATCCGGTCCGTCTTTGTAGGCCGAAGGCGAACCGAGGGACTTGGTTAAAACCCCGTTCACGACAGTCGTACACCCCCGATTTACCGCGCTCTCAGACGGTTCCCTCCAACCGGGCCGAATGGAGCCGCACATTAAGTGGCCAGGCCTAAGAACAGGGCACGCTGAAAACAGCGACAACAACAGGGGGAATTTTCAACATGACGAAGATTACTGCGGTTATTGCCTTGATGTGCGCCCTGAGCGCGTATGTGAGCTATCCGTCGGCCAACGGCGGCGCGACGCCTTCGCTGGCGCTGTCGATGCAGGAATCCCGTTCGCTTCCGATCGAAGCCTACGACGCCGTTTGATTTGACAATCTGATCGTTTCGCAAGGCGCAACGCCGGTCCCGGCGTTGCGCCTTGTGCGTTTCATCAGCCTATCCGAACAGTGCGCGGTGATCGCCCAGGATCACGCGCGCAGCGTTGTGGCCGGGGGCGCCGGTGACGCCGCCGCCGGGGTGGGCGCCGGAGCCGCAATGGTAGAGGCCCTTCAGGGGGCCGCGATAATCGGCATGGCCCAGCATCGGCCGCGCCGAAAACAATTGGTTGAGCGTCAAGGCGCCGTGGAAGATGTCTCCGCCGAGCAGGCCGAACTGACGCTCGAGGTCGAGCGGCGACAGCACCTGGCGGCCGATCACGCTGGCTGCAAAGCCCGGCGCGAATTTGTCCACCGTCGCGATCATGAGGTCGGCGACTTCGTCGCGGTGATCGTCCCACGATTTTCCATCCGGCAATTCCGGCGCGACATGCTGGCAGAACAGGCTCGCGACATGCCGGCCTTCCGGAGCGAGGGAATCGTCGAGCGTGGAGGGGATCAGCACTTCCACCACGGGCTCGCGGCTCCAGCCATGGCTGCGCGCGTCCTGCCAGGCGCGATCCATGTAGCCGAGGCTCGGCGCGAGGATGATGCCGGCGGTGAGATGGTCGCCGGCGCCGGGCAATGCGGTGAAGGAGGGCAGGGCATCCAACGCGACATTCATGCGAAAAGTACCTGATGCATTGCGCCAGCGCGAGATGCGTCCGAGGAATTCCGGCGCCAGCGCGCCCGACGGCACAAGCCGCGTATACAGCAGTTTCGGATTGACGCCGGAGACGACGTATTTCGCGCGGATGGTCTCGCCATTGTCGAGGATCACGCCCGCGGCGCGCCCGCCCTCGACAATCACTTCGCGCACGCCGGCTTCCGTTTCGATCTCCACGCCATGCCCGCGCGCGACGCGCGCCATCGCTTGCGTGATCGCGCCCATGCCGCCGATCGCGTGGCCCCATACGCCCTTCTTGCCGTTCACCTCGCCGAACGCATGGTGCAGCATGACGTAGGCCGAGCCCGCCGCGTAGGGACTGGCATAATTGCCGACGATGGCGTCGAAGCCGAACAGCGCCTTCACAAGGTTGTTCTCGAAGCGCTCGTCCAGCATCTCGCCGGCCGAGCGCGTGAACAGGTCGAGCAGATTGCGCTGCTGTTCGAGCGAGAGCTTGCGCAGGATGCCGGCTGTGCCCATCGCATTGAAGGCCTCGCGGATCGCACCGATCCCAAACCCCTCGACGATGTTCGGCGGAGGGCGCAGCACGAGCTGCCGCAGCACGTCGGCGATGGCCTCCAGCTCGCGCGAGAAGACATCAATAGTGGCCGCATCGCGCTCGCTGAGTTTTGCCACCGATGCCTGCGTGCGGCCCTCGCCGGTCAGGAGATAGCTGCCGTCGGGCGCGGGCAGAAAATTCTGTGCGCGGCGCTCGACGATGCGCAGGCCGTGATCGGCGAGCTTCAGGTCGGCAACGATCTGTGGATTGAGCAGGCTGACAGTATAGGCGGCCACCGAGTTGCGGAAGCCGGGGTGGAATTCCTCGGTCACGGCGGCGCCGCCGACCGCCTTGCGGCGCTCTACTACTTTTACGCGCAGGCCGGCCATCGCGAGATAGGCCGCGCAGGTGAGGCCGTTATGCCCCGCCCCAATGATGACAACGTCCGTCTCGTTCATGCCAGCTTCAGCTTCAAGAAGGTTTGATCGGGATGGGCGCAAAGCGCCCTATCCGTGCTTTCTTATCCCGCATTGCTCGCCGTGTCGCCCTATGCTCCATTGCGCCCCGCCGGCGGCCCTGCCGGGCATCCCGCCACCGGCGCCCGCCGGTTTCCAGCCGGAGTTTTGATGTCTTCTCCCGATCTGTCCGTTTCAGCGGACCAGCCTTCCGAAAGTCGGAACCTGTTAGTCCTGGTCGTCTACACCGCCGCGATCTTCGTCAGCGCGCTGCTGCTGTTCTCGGTGCAGCCTCTGTTCACCAAGATGGTGCTGCCGCGGCTCGGCGGCTCGCCGGCGGTGTGGTCGGTGGCGATGGTGTTCTTCCAGTCGCTGCTGCTCGGCGGCTATGCCTATGCGCATTTCCTGATGCAGCTGCGCAACCGCACGATTCCCGTGGCGGCCCATCTGCTGCTGCTCGCTTGTGCGATGCTGACGCTGCCGCTGTCGATCTCGAGCGGATGGGGCGATCCGCCGACGTCAGGCTATGCGCCCTGGCTGCTCGGCCTGTTTGCGGTGTCGATCGGGCTGCCGTTCTTTGCGCTCGCCGCCAACAATCCGCTGCTGCAGGCCTGGTTCGTCCGCACCGGCCACCCCAACGGTCCTGACCCGTACTTCCTCTACGCTTCCTCGAATATCGGCAGCTTCCTGGCGCTGTTGTCCTATCCGGTGCTGCTGGAGCCGATGTTCACGCTGCGCACGCAGAACCTGATCTGGACCGGCGGCTATGGCCTCTTGATCGTGCTGATCGCAACCTGCGGCGTATTGCTGCTGCGCTCGCCGGCGAAGGCGGCGGAACTGAACATGCCGGCCGACGATAGCGCCGCGCCGGCGCCGCCATCGATTTTGCGCGCCCGCTGGATCTTCCTTGCCGCCGTTCCGTCGGGGCTGCTGATCGCGGTGACCGCGCATATTTCCACCGATGTCGCGGCGGCGCCGCTGCTGTGGGTGCTGCCGCTGTCGCTTTATCTCCTGACCTGGGTGCTGGTGTTCCAGTCACGCCCGCTGTTGCCGCACAAGTTCATGCTGATGCTGCAACCGCTGGCGATCATGGGGGTGATCCTGCTGTTGGCGATAGGCGGCGAGCAGAACCTGTTGCTGACGCTCGGCGGCCACCAGCTTTGCTTCTTCATCATTGCGATGGCCTGTCATGGCGAGTTGGCGCGCACCCGCCCCGCCGCGAAATATCTCACGGGTTTCTATGTCGCGCTGTCGTTCGGCGGCATGGTCGGCGGACTATTCGCGGGGCTGATCGCGCCGTTCACGTTCTCCTGGGTCGCGGAATATCCGATCCTGGTGGCGCTGGCGGTGCTGTGCCGGCCGCCGGCCGACGAGCGGTGGCCGCAATGGAGCCGCTGGTTCTGGCCGCTGCTAGCCATCGCCGCGGCGGCGCTGATCGCGCCGTCCTACAGCAGCGGCAAAATCTTCACATGGCTGGATACCAATCGAGTCTACGTGGTAGCCGCAGTTGCGGTCGTCTCGATGATATTGGCGATCCTGCTCAAGGCGGATCGCTGGAAGCTGGCCGCTGTGGTGACCTTGGCGCTGGTGTTGATCCGGATGTATCCCTCCGACGACGGGCGCGTGGAGACCGTGCGCAGCTTCTTCGGCGTCCACAAGATCGTGGTGACGCCGAACGGCCAATATCATGTGCTGATGCACGGCACCACGATCCACGGCGCCGAGAAATTCAAGAACGACGATGGCACGCCGGTCACCAGCCAGCCGGAGCCGATCACCTATTATCACAAGGACGGCGGCATCGGCCAGGCGATCACCGCGATCCGCGAGCGCAAGGGCGCGCCGCTGCGGGTCGCCGTGATCGGGCTCGGCTCCGGCACGCTGGTCTGCGCGTCCGAACCTGGAGAGGACTGGAAGTTCTTCGAGATCGACCAGTCGATGGTCGATACCGCGCGCGACCCGAAATATTTCACCTACATCCAGGTTTGCCAGCCGAACCTGGAACCCGTGATCGGCGATGCGCGGCTGACCTTCGCGCGCGAGCCCGACGGCGTCTACGATCTGATCATCGTCGACGCCTATTCCTCGGATGCGATTCCGATTCATCTGGCGACCGAAGAGGCGATGGAGATCTACAAGTCCAAGCTGGCGCCGCAGGGGGCGGTGGTGATGCACGTCTCCAACCGGCATCTGGAGCTGTCGAGCGTCGTCGTCGGCATCGCCGACGCCAACGATATGAAGAGCTGGGTCTACAGCGAGGATTCCGGCCGCGACAATGAATACATCTTCTCGACCTCGGTCGTGGTCTCGGCGCGCGAAGAGGCCGACGTCGGCAAGCTGGCATCGTCGGACCAATGGGCGCTGACGGAAGCCGAAGACAACCAGCGGGTCTGGACCGACGATTATTCCAACGTGCTGGGCGCGGTGTGGCGGCGGCTCAGAAGGGGCGAGGAATAGATGAGGTGCGGCCTCCGAGCGCCATGACCTCCGAGCGGGACCTTGTCATTCGAGACGAATTTCATCGTCATTGCGAACTGGAATTCGTCTGCCCAATGGTTTCGCCGTACCGGCCTCGAATTGCGTGAACGCTTCCAGCGCGTGGCTCGCGTACATCACCGAGGGGCCGGCGCCCATATAGATCGCCATTCCCAGCGTTTCGCTGACTTCCTCCTTCGTGGCGCCCTGCTCCACGCAAGCCTTGACGTGAAAGGCGATGCAATCGTCGCATCGAACGGCCACCGCGATGCCGAGCGCGATCAGTTCCTTGGTCTTGGCATCCAGCGCCTTCGAAACCGTCGCTGCCTTCGCAATGCCCGCGAACGCCTTCATGACGTCGGGGGCCGATCCGCGAAGGCTACGCAGGAGAATGCTCAAATCGGTGGTCTGTTGCGGCCAATTGGTCATCGATTTTGCCCTGTGGTTTACTGGCACAGCATATCCGGCAGCGCGCCTGGCCGGCATTGCGATGGATCAAGGCGGCCGCCGCCGGCCCATTGCGATCATGCGCAGTCCGCCTATGATCTGAGCGTACCCATCGAGCCCTGGAAACCCTCATGGCCAATTTCACTCCCGTGTCGGCCGCAATCGGCGGCGTCCTGATCGGGCTTTCCGCGGTGCTGCTGATGTTGTCGACCGGCCGGATCGCGGGGATCAGTGGCATCTTCAGCGGCCTGTTGAATATGCGCGGCGAGGACAAGGGCTGGCGCATCGCCTTTATCGCCGGGCTTATTCTGGCGCCCGTCATCGCCGGTCTTGTCGGATACGGAATGTCGCCGCCGAAACTGCCATCGAACTGGGCCGTCATTATCGCAGCGGGACTGCTGGTCGGCTTCGGCACCCGTCTCGGCGGCGGCTGCACCTCCGGTCACGGCATTTGCGGAATAGGGCGGCTGTCGCCGCGTTCCATCGCCGCCACAGTCGTCTTCATGGCCACGGCGGTCGTTACCGTGGCAGTTACCCGCCACGTGTTGGGAGGTTGAGCCATGTGGATCATCGCCCCCTTGATTTGCGGCCTGATCTTCGGTGCGGGCCTGCTGATTTCAGGCATGGTGCAGCCGACCAAGGTTTTTGGTTTTCTGGATATCTTCGGCGCATGGGATCCGAGCCTTGCCGTGGTGATGGCTGCGGCGCTCGCGGTGTCGGTGCCGGGCTTCAGGCTGGCCGATCGCGCTGCGCGGCCGTGGTTTGCCGGGCAGTATTTTCGGCCGGGCAAGTCGGGGATCGATCTGCCGCTGGTAAGCGGTGCGGCGCTGTTCGGTGTCGGGTGGGGCCTTGTCGGCCTGTGCCCGGGGCCGGCGCTGGAAAGCCTTGCGACCCTGTCGCCCGGCATCATTGTTTTCGTCGCGGCGATGGCGGCCGGGATGATTGCGCACGACGCCTGGCAACAGGCGCGGCTGACGGCGCAACGCGACCGCACGCTGGCGAGCGCGACGGACGGTTAGGATCGCGGTCACGGATAATGCCGCGACCGCGAAAAATTCGCCCAGTTAATCCTGATAGCCGAACAGCCCGCGCGGCTGATACGACTGCCGCGGCTGGTAGTAGTAGCCCTGCGGCGCCGGCGCATAGCCGCGGTTGTCGTAATATTGCGGCTGTTGCTGCTGATAGGCCTGGGTCTCGTAGGCGCGGCGGCCGGGCGCGGGATAACGCGCTTCGTTGGAAGAACCGTCGGCGGGATAGATGTAGCCGTCGTCGGCCCGTGCAACCGGCGCTGTGCGCTGCTGCGGCGGTGTGATCACGATGGGATCTCCGGCGGAATCGTATTGCTGCTCATATTGCGGCAGCGGGGCGCGGCGTGCGACCGCCGTATTGGCGCGCCGCGGATTGCGCGCCAGCGCCACCTGGGAGGAGCCGGTCAGCGTCACCGTGGTATTGAGAACGCCTTGCTCCTGAACCAGCGCCCAGAGCTTTGAGGCGTTCTCGCGCGACAGCCGCACGCAGCCATGTGAGGCCGGGCTGCCGAGACGGTTGACGGAATCGGTGCCGTGGATGGCGTGGCCGATCTTGGTAAAGAAGATCGAGTGCGGCATCGGCGCGTCGTCGAATTCCTTGGAGTAGTGGTCTTCCTCCATCCGGAAGGCGCGGAAGCTGCCGCTCGGCGTTTCGTAGGAGGGGATGCCTGTCGATACCGGCCAGTTGTAACGCTCGACACCGTCGACCGCGACGGTCATCTGCTGGTTATCCTTATCAACGGTGATGGCGACTTTGGCTTGGGCTGCGCCCGAGGCAAACAGCGTCAGGGCGGTGACGGCAATGAGGAAGGAACGCATTTTACCTTTGGCCTCCAGACCCCTGTACTAAAAGCGCCGGCTCTCCCGTCCCCCGGGCATCACTATGCCCGGAAACCGGCACTGGTTCCAGTGGCCGCTCGCAATCGTTAACGGCTCCCGCGGCGCAAACAAGGCGACGGGACGGCACAATGGGTCATGAATTGCTGACTTTTTCGCGAGTGGAAGATGCGGCGGTGCCTGAGGTACCGGGGGTTCGTCATGCCCGGGCTTGTCCCGGGCATCCACGTCTTTGCGGCATTGGGAAAGAAACGTGGATGGCCGGGCATAGGCGAGCGGAAGCGACGCCGTCCTTCCAGACGGCTATGCCCGGCCATGACGGTGGAATAACATTTCCGGCGTCAATTCTTCAGCCGGTAACCGGTCCGGAAAATCCACCACACCAGGGCGATGCAGATGGCGAGGAAGCCGAGCGTCATGCCGAGGCTCAAGCCCACGCTGACGTCGGCGATCTCGTAAAAACTCCAGCGGAAGCCCGAGATCAGATAGACCACGGGATTGAGCAGCGTGACGGTGCGCCAGCCCGACGGCAGCATGTTCACCGAGTAGAAGCTGCCGCCGAGGAAGGTCAGCGGCGTCACTACCAGCATCGGGATCATCTGCAGCTTCTCGAACCCGTCGGCCCATATGCCGATGATGAAGCCGAACAGGCTGAACGTCACCGCCGTCAGCACCAGGAAGGTCAGCATCCACAGGGGATGATGGATGTGCAGCGGCACGAACAGCGCGGCGGTGGCGAGAATAATCAGGCCAAGGATGATGGATTTGGTCGCGGCCGCCCCGACATAGCCGATCACGATTTCGAGATAGGAAATCGGCGCCGACAATATTTCATAAATGGTGCCGACGAATTTCGGAAAATAGATGCCGAACGAGGCGTTGGCGATGCTCTGCGTCAACACCGACAGCATGACGAGCCCCGGCACGATGAAAGTGCCGTAGCTGACGCCCTCGACCTCGGTGATGCGCGAGCCGATCGCGGCGCCGAACACCACGAAATAGAGCGAGGTGGAAACCACCGGCGAGACGATGCTCTGCAGCAGCGTGCGCCAGGTGCGGGCCATTTCGAACAGATAGATGGCGCGGATCGCACGGTAATTCATGGCGCCCTCACCAGGCTGACGAAGATGTCTTCCAGCGACGACTGCCTTGTGTCGAGATCCGAGATGCGGATGCCGGCATTGCGGAGATCGCCGAGCAGGCTGGTGATGCCGGTGCGGTCGCCCTTGGTGTCGTAATCATAGATCACGGCGTGGCCGTCGTCGCACAGTTCGAGATTGTAGGCGGCGAGCGCGGCGGGGATCGCATCGATCTTGCCTTGCAGATGCACCTTCAACTCCTTCTTGCCGAGCTTCTGCATCAGTCCGGCCTTGTCCTCGACCAGGATGATCTCACCCTTGTTGATGACGCCGATGCGGTCGGCCATCTCCTCGGCTTCCTGGATGTAATGCGTGGTCAGGATGATGGTGACGCCGGAGGCTTGCAGCGCGCGCACCACATCCCACATGCCCTTGCGCAATTCGACGTCGACGCCGGCGGTGGGTTCGTCGAGAAACAGGATCTGCGGCTCGTGCGACAGCGCCTTTGCGATCATCACGCGGCGCTTCATGCCGCCGGACAGCGTGATGATTTTGGAATCCTTCTTGTCCCACAGCGACAGGTCTTTCAGGACTTTTTCGATGTGCGCTGGTTTCTTGGGCTTGCCGAACAGGCCGCGGCTGAAGCTCACCGTCGCCCAGACGGTTTCAAACGAGTCGGTGTGCAGTTCCTGCGGCACGAGGCCAATCAGCGACCGCGCGGCGCGGTAATCGCGGTTGATGTCATGCCCACCGACGGTGACGCTACCCTCGCTCAGATTGGCGATGCCGCAGATGATGCTGATCAGCGTGGTCTTGCCGGCGCCGTTCGGCCCGAGCAGCGCGAAGATTTCGCCGCGCTTGATGTCGAGATTGATGCCATTCAGCGCCTTGAAACCGGAGCCGTAGGTCTTTGATAGATTTGAGACGGATATGATGGGGGGC from Bradyrhizobium sp. AZCC 1693 encodes:
- a CDS encoding Flp family type IVb pilin → MSVIKSFFKDESGATAIEYGLIAAGISIAIISVVNGLGSTLSTKFSDISSSLK
- a CDS encoding ABC transporter permease encodes the protein MNYRAIRAIYLFEMARTWRTLLQSIVSPVVSTSLYFVVFGAAIGSRITEVEGVSYGTFIVPGLVMLSVLTQSIANASFGIYFPKFVGTIYEILSAPISYLEIVIGYVGAAATKSIILGLIILATAALFVPLHIHHPLWMLTFLVLTAVTFSLFGFIIGIWADGFEKLQMIPMLVVTPLTFLGGSFYSVNMLPSGWRTVTLLNPVVYLISGFRWSFYEIADVSVGLSLGMTLGFLAICIALVWWIFRTGYRLKN
- a CDS encoding DUF6691 family protein; its protein translation is MWIIAPLICGLIFGAGLLISGMVQPTKVFGFLDIFGAWDPSLAVVMAAALAVSVPGFRLADRAARPWFAGQYFRPGKSGIDLPLVSGAALFGVGWGLVGLCPGPALESLATLSPGIIVFVAAMAAGMIAHDAWQQARLTAQRDRTLASATDG
- a CDS encoding ABC transporter ATP-binding protein; translation: MPPIISVSNLSKTYGSGFKALNGINLDIKRGEIFALLGPNGAGKTTLISIICGIANLSEGSVTVGGHDINRDYRAARSLIGLVPQELHTDSFETVWATVSFSRGLFGKPKKPAHIEKVLKDLSLWDKKDSKIITLSGGMKRRVMIAKALSHEPQILFLDEPTAGVDVELRKGMWDVVRALQASGVTIILTTHYIQEAEEMADRIGVINKGEIILVEDKAGLMQKLGKKELKVHLQGKIDAIPAALAAYNLELCDDGHAVIYDYDTKGDRTGITSLLGDLRNAGIRISDLDTRQSSLEDIFVSLVRAP
- a CDS encoding spermidine synthase, with translation MSSPDLSVSADQPSESRNLLVLVVYTAAIFVSALLLFSVQPLFTKMVLPRLGGSPAVWSVAMVFFQSLLLGGYAYAHFLMQLRNRTIPVAAHLLLLACAMLTLPLSISSGWGDPPTSGYAPWLLGLFAVSIGLPFFALAANNPLLQAWFVRTGHPNGPDPYFLYASSNIGSFLALLSYPVLLEPMFTLRTQNLIWTGGYGLLIVLIATCGVLLLRSPAKAAELNMPADDSAAPAPPSILRARWIFLAAVPSGLLIAVTAHISTDVAAAPLLWVLPLSLYLLTWVLVFQSRPLLPHKFMLMLQPLAIMGVILLLAIGGEQNLLLTLGGHQLCFFIIAMACHGELARTRPAAKYLTGFYVALSFGGMVGGLFAGLIAPFTFSWVAEYPILVALAVLCRPPADERWPQWSRWFWPLLAIAAAALIAPSYSSGKIFTWLDTNRVYVVAAVAVVSMILAILLKADRWKLAAVVTLALVLIRMYPSDDGRVETVRSFFGVHKIVVTPNGQYHVLMHGTTIHGAEKFKNDDGTPVTSQPEPITYYHKDGGIGQAITAIRERKGAPLRVAVIGLGSGTLVCASEPGEDWKFFEIDQSMVDTARDPKYFTYIQVCQPNLEPVIGDARLTFAREPDGVYDLIIVDAYSSDAIPIHLATEEAMEIYKSKLAPQGAVVMHVSNRHLELSSVVVGIADANDMKSWVYSEDSGRDNEYIFSTSVVVSAREEADVGKLASSDQWALTEAEDNQRVWTDDYSNVLGAVWRRLRRGEE
- a CDS encoding 50S ribosomal protein L11 methyltransferase yields the protein MASTAPTHRVSFAVGDEHAAKGVVDALTEFFFEGQAAIAAFERPDGRWDVTVHFADPPDQALVRELVANAAGADIAEGIAFDTVEAKDWVKASLEDLVPVPAGRFIVHGQHDRERIAPNKLGIEIEAALAFGTGHHGTTRGCLLLLDHVLKAWRPRRVLDLGTGTGVLAIAAARALHGKVLASDIDPPSVQVARENARLNVAGHLVQAIRATGFSAPQFVAAAPFDLVLANILANPLRQLAGPMARHLAPSALVILSGLLTHQAPAVIAAYRARGLVPVRHLRIDGWSSLLLRKVN
- a CDS encoding phytoene desaturase family protein, translating into MNETDVVIIGAGHNGLTCAAYLAMAGLRVKVVERRKAVGGAAVTEEFHPGFRNSVAAYTVSLLNPQIVADLKLADHGLRIVERRAQNFLPAPDGSYLLTGEGRTQASVAKLSERDAATIDVFSRELEAIADVLRQLVLRPPPNIVEGFGIGAIREAFNAMGTAGILRKLSLEQQRNLLDLFTRSAGEMLDERFENNLVKALFGFDAIVGNYASPYAAGSAYVMLHHAFGEVNGKKGVWGHAIGGMGAITQAMARVARGHGVEIETEAGVREVIVEGGRAAGVILDNGETIRAKYVVSGVNPKLLYTRLVPSGALAPEFLGRISRWRNASGTFRMNVALDALPSFTALPGAGDHLTAGIILAPSLGYMDRAWQDARSHGWSREPVVEVLIPSTLDDSLAPEGRHVASLFCQHVAPELPDGKSWDDHRDEVADLMIATVDKFAPGFAASVIGRQVLSPLDLERQFGLLGGDIFHGALTLNQLFSARPMLGHADYRGPLKGLYHCGSGAHPGGGVTGAPGHNAARVILGDHRALFG
- a CDS encoding L,D-transpeptidase → MRSFLIAVTALTLFASGAAQAKVAITVDKDNQQMTVAVDGVERYNWPVSTGIPSYETPSGSFRAFRMEEDHYSKEFDDAPMPHSIFFTKIGHAIHGTDSVNRLGSPASHGCVRLSRENASKLWALVQEQGVLNTTVTLTGSSQVALARNPRRANTAVARRAPLPQYEQQYDSAGDPIVITPPQQRTAPVARADDGYIYPADGSSNEARYPAPGRRAYETQAYQQQQPQYYDNRGYAPAPQGYYYQPRQSYQPRGLFGYQD
- a CDS encoding YeeE/YedE family protein, producing the protein MANFTPVSAAIGGVLIGLSAVLLMLSTGRIAGISGIFSGLLNMRGEDKGWRIAFIAGLILAPVIAGLVGYGMSPPKLPSNWAVIIAAGLLVGFGTRLGGGCTSGHGICGIGRLSPRSIAATVVFMATAVVTVAVTRHVLGG
- a CDS encoding carboxymuconolactone decarboxylase family protein yields the protein MTNWPQQTTDLSILLRSLRGSAPDVMKAFAGIAKAATVSKALDAKTKELIALGIAVAVRCDDCIAFHVKACVEQGATKEEVSETLGMAIYMGAGPSVMYASHALEAFTQFEAGTAKPLGRRIPVRNDDEIRLE